The Amycolatopsis mongoliensis genome includes a window with the following:
- a CDS encoding ABC transporter permease, producing the protein MNARTAALRTGVARGWIEFKQTWTNRDDVVGQLVFVALFLGTLFFMRNATLPGTGFSLGAATVPGVLGAGIVFNGLNSTAGYLAIDREDGTLLRAKATPNGMLGYLVGKTTAVAMAQVTGILLVLVPCLFLFDSLAPDGVWSYLHLLWVLALGLVATLPLGAALGSLTNSPRSIALITLPIMGLGAISGIFYPITALAEWVQDIAQVFPMYWLGLGMRSALLPDSAVVVEIGRSWRPLPTLAVLVAWSVIGLALAPALLRRMARREAGSSVAERREKAMQRVG; encoded by the coding sequence ATGAACGCCAGGACCGCCGCGCTGCGGACCGGGGTGGCCCGCGGCTGGATCGAGTTCAAGCAGACGTGGACCAACCGCGACGACGTCGTCGGGCAGCTGGTCTTCGTCGCGCTCTTCCTCGGCACGCTGTTCTTCATGCGGAACGCGACCCTGCCCGGCACCGGGTTCTCGCTCGGCGCGGCCACCGTGCCCGGCGTGCTCGGCGCCGGGATCGTGTTCAACGGCCTGAACAGCACCGCGGGCTACCTCGCCATCGACCGCGAGGACGGCACGCTGCTGCGCGCGAAGGCGACGCCGAACGGCATGCTCGGCTACCTGGTCGGGAAGACGACGGCGGTGGCGATGGCGCAGGTCACCGGCATCCTGCTGGTCCTGGTCCCGTGCCTGTTCCTGTTCGATTCGCTGGCCCCGGACGGCGTCTGGTCGTACCTGCACCTGCTGTGGGTGCTGGCGCTCGGGCTGGTCGCCACCCTGCCGCTCGGGGCCGCGCTGGGCTCGCTCACCAACAGCCCGCGGTCCATCGCGCTGATCACGCTGCCGATCATGGGCCTGGGCGCGATCTCGGGGATCTTCTACCCGATCACCGCGCTGGCGGAGTGGGTGCAGGACATCGCCCAGGTTTTCCCGATGTACTGGCTGGGTCTCGGGATGCGCTCGGCGCTGCTGCCCGACAGCGCGGTGGTCGTCGAGATCGGCCGGTCGTGGCGGCCGTTGCCGACCCTGGCCGTGCTCGTCGCGTGGTCCGTGATCGGATTGGCCCTGGCCCCGGCGCTGCTCCGCCGCATGGCGCGGCGGGAAGCGGGTTCGTCGGTGGCCGAACGGCGGGAGAAGGCCATGCAGCGTGTGGGGTAG
- a CDS encoding helix-turn-helix transcriptional regulator, whose amino-acid sequence MSEVVYNRIAMLRAERSISRRQLAEALGVHYQTIGYLERGEYSPSLFVALRIAEFFEVPLEVLFSTKPFPRLGEQSA is encoded by the coding sequence ATGAGTGAGGTCGTCTACAACCGGATCGCGATGCTGCGCGCGGAGCGGTCGATCTCGCGACGCCAGCTGGCGGAGGCGCTGGGCGTGCACTACCAGACGATCGGCTACCTGGAGCGCGGCGAGTACAGCCCGAGCTTGTTCGTGGCCCTGCGGATCGCGGAGTTCTTCGAGGTCCCGCTGGAGGTCCTGTTCTCCACGAAACCCTTCCCCCGCCTGGGAGAACAGTCCGCCTAG
- the cobN gene encoding cobaltochelatase subunit CobN — protein MILLLSTSDTDLLSARSAEGAWRLGNPARLDVAGLPGLLDGVRIVVVRILGTPRTWQEGLDTLLASGAHVVVLGGEQTPDAELMKLSTVPAGIAAEAHAYLAQGGPANLTQLHRFLSDTLLLTGDGFEPPAEQPTWGVLERPAKAEGPVIGILYYRAHHLSGNTNFVHTLADQIEAAGGRALPIYTASLRTREPEMMAELGKVDALLVTVLAAGGTRPSEVGAGGDDEAWDVAEMAALDVPILQALCLTSDRETWAASDDGLSPLDAGNQMAVPEFDGRLITVPFSFKELDADGLPRYVPDTERASRVAKIALAHARLRHTPAAERRIALMLSAYPTKHSRVGNAVGLDTPASAIELLRRMRALGYDLGADAFPGVDPTGTYQPDGTVQPDGDVLIHALIAAGGQDPEWLTEEQLAGNPIRVPASRYREWFAALPAELRDAMEEHWGPAPGELYVDNGDIVLASLQSGNVIIMIQPPRGFGENPVAIYHNPDLPPSHHYLAAYRWLEEEFGAHAVVHLGKHGSLEWLPGKTAGLSASCAPDAVLGNLPLVYPFLINDPGEGAQAKRRAHATIVDHLIPPMARAESYGDMARLEQLLDEHANIAAMDPAKLPAIRAQIWTLIQAAKLDHDLGIDERPHDAEFDDFLLHIDGWLCEVKDAQIRDGLHVLGAAPTGEARVNLVLAMLRASQMWGGKQGAVPGLRSALGLKEDAPMSEVDAVEKTARELVQTMEMRAWDATAVASVAPDPQVARVLSFAAEEIVPRLAGTTGELDAVVHALDGGYIPAGPSGSPLRGLVNVLPTGRNFYTVDPKAIPSRLAWETGQALADSLLRRYREDNGDWPRSVGLSVWGTSAMRTSGDDAAEVLALLGVQPVWDEASRRVTGIEAIPPAELGRPRIDVTIRISGFFRDAFPHVITMLDDAVRLVAGLDEPDSENYVRAHVAADLAAHGDTRRATTRIFGSKPGAYGAGLLPLMDSGNWRDDKDLAEVYAVWGGFAYGRDLDGRPAREDMENSYKRIVVAAKNTDTREHDIADSDDYFQYHGGMIATVRALTGTAPASYVGDSTSPDSVRTRTLGEETARVFRARVVNPRWLAAMRRHGYKGAFELAATVDYLFGFDATAGVVGDWMYEKLTESYVLDEVNQEFLRQANPWALRGIVERLNEAADRGLWEEPDPELLARMREVYLSLEGDLESE, from the coding sequence GTGATCCTGCTTCTGTCCACTTCGGACACCGACCTGCTCAGCGCCCGTTCGGCCGAGGGCGCATGGCGCCTCGGCAACCCCGCGCGGCTCGACGTCGCCGGGCTGCCGGGCCTGCTCGACGGTGTGCGCATCGTGGTCGTCCGCATCCTCGGCACCCCGCGGACCTGGCAGGAGGGCCTGGACACGCTGCTGGCGTCGGGCGCGCACGTCGTCGTCCTGGGCGGGGAGCAGACGCCGGACGCCGAGCTGATGAAGCTCTCGACCGTCCCGGCCGGCATCGCCGCCGAAGCCCACGCCTACCTCGCGCAGGGCGGCCCGGCGAACCTCACCCAGCTGCACCGGTTCCTCTCCGACACGCTCCTGCTCACCGGCGACGGCTTCGAGCCGCCCGCGGAACAGCCCACGTGGGGCGTGCTCGAGCGTCCCGCGAAGGCCGAGGGCCCGGTCATCGGGATCCTGTACTACCGGGCGCACCACCTGTCCGGGAACACGAACTTCGTCCACACGCTCGCCGACCAGATCGAAGCCGCGGGCGGGCGCGCGTTGCCGATCTACACCGCTTCGCTGCGTACGCGCGAGCCCGAGATGATGGCCGAGCTGGGCAAGGTCGACGCCCTGCTCGTCACGGTGCTCGCGGCGGGCGGCACGCGGCCGTCCGAGGTGGGGGCCGGGGGTGACGACGAGGCGTGGGACGTCGCCGAGATGGCCGCCCTCGACGTCCCGATCCTGCAGGCGCTCTGCCTGACCAGCGACCGCGAGACGTGGGCCGCCAGTGACGACGGCCTGTCGCCGCTCGACGCCGGGAACCAGATGGCCGTCCCGGAGTTCGACGGGCGGCTGATCACGGTGCCGTTCTCGTTCAAGGAGCTGGACGCCGACGGCCTCCCCCGGTACGTGCCGGACACCGAACGCGCTTCCCGCGTCGCGAAGATCGCGCTCGCGCACGCTCGCCTGCGGCACACCCCGGCAGCCGAGCGGCGCATCGCGCTGATGCTGTCCGCGTACCCGACGAAGCACTCTCGCGTCGGCAACGCGGTCGGGCTGGACACACCCGCGTCGGCGATCGAGCTGCTGCGGCGGATGCGCGCGCTGGGCTACGACCTGGGTGCGGACGCGTTCCCGGGCGTCGACCCGACCGGCACATACCAGCCCGACGGCACTGTGCAGCCTGATGGAGATGTGCTCATCCACGCGCTGATCGCCGCGGGCGGTCAGGACCCGGAGTGGCTGACGGAGGAGCAGCTGGCCGGGAACCCGATCCGGGTCCCCGCGTCCCGCTACCGCGAGTGGTTCGCCGCGCTGCCCGCGGAACTGCGCGACGCCATGGAGGAGCACTGGGGCCCGGCCCCCGGTGAGCTGTACGTCGACAACGGGGACATCGTGCTGGCGTCGCTGCAGAGCGGCAACGTCATCATCATGATCCAGCCGCCGCGCGGGTTCGGCGAGAACCCCGTCGCGATCTACCACAACCCGGACCTGCCGCCGAGCCACCACTACCTGGCCGCGTACCGCTGGCTGGAGGAGGAGTTCGGCGCACACGCCGTGGTCCACCTGGGCAAGCACGGGTCGCTGGAGTGGCTGCCGGGCAAGACGGCCGGGCTCTCGGCGTCGTGCGCGCCGGACGCCGTGCTCGGGAACCTGCCGCTGGTGTACCCGTTCCTCATCAACGACCCGGGCGAGGGCGCGCAGGCGAAGCGGCGGGCGCACGCGACGATCGTCGACCACCTGATCCCGCCGATGGCGCGCGCGGAGTCCTACGGTGACATGGCGCGGCTGGAGCAGCTGCTCGACGAGCACGCGAACATCGCGGCGATGGACCCGGCGAAGCTGCCCGCGATCCGCGCCCAGATCTGGACGCTCATCCAGGCCGCGAAGCTGGACCACGACCTCGGCATCGACGAACGGCCGCACGACGCGGAGTTCGACGACTTCCTGCTGCACATCGACGGCTGGCTGTGCGAGGTCAAGGACGCCCAGATCCGCGACGGGCTGCACGTCCTGGGCGCGGCGCCGACCGGCGAGGCCCGCGTCAACCTGGTGCTGGCGATGCTGCGGGCGTCCCAGATGTGGGGTGGCAAGCAGGGTGCGGTGCCGGGACTGCGGTCGGCACTGGGGCTCAAGGAAGACGCGCCGATGTCCGAAGTGGACGCGGTCGAGAAGACGGCGCGCGAGCTGGTGCAGACGATGGAGATGCGCGCCTGGGACGCCACGGCGGTGGCTTCGGTGGCGCCGGACCCGCAGGTCGCGCGGGTTCTTTCGTTCGCGGCGGAGGAGATCGTGCCCCGGCTGGCGGGGACTACCGGCGAGCTCGACGCCGTGGTGCACGCCCTCGACGGCGGCTACATCCCCGCCGGCCCGAGCGGGTCGCCGTTGCGCGGGCTGGTCAACGTGCTGCCGACCGGGCGGAACTTCTACACGGTCGACCCGAAGGCGATCCCGAGCCGGCTGGCCTGGGAGACCGGGCAGGCGCTGGCGGACTCGTTGCTCCGCCGCTACCGGGAGGACAACGGGGACTGGCCGCGGTCGGTCGGGCTGTCGGTGTGGGGGACGTCGGCGATGCGGACGTCCGGCGACGACGCCGCGGAAGTCCTGGCGCTGCTGGGCGTCCAGCCGGTATGGGACGAGGCTTCCCGCCGGGTGACGGGCATCGAGGCGATCCCGCCGGCCGAACTGGGCCGGCCGCGCATCGACGTCACGATCCGGATCAGCGGCTTCTTCCGCGACGCGTTCCCGCACGTGATCACGATGCTCGACGACGCGGTGCGGCTGGTGGCCGGCTTGGACGAACCGGATTCGGAGAACTACGTCCGCGCGCACGTGGCTGCCGACCTGGCGGCTCACGGGGACACCCGCCGGGCGACGACGCGGATCTTCGGCTCGAAGCCGGGCGCGTACGGCGCGGGCCTCCTGCCGCTGATGGACAGCGGGAACTGGCGCGACGACAAGGACCTGGCGGAGGTGTACGCGGTCTGGGGCGGGTTCGCGTACGGCCGCGACCTGGACGGGCGCCCGGCGCGCGAGGACATGGAGAACTCGTACAAGCGCATCGTGGTGGCGGCGAAGAACACGGACACGCGCGAGCACGACATCGCGGACTCGGACGACTACTTCCAGTACCACGGCGGGATGATCGCGACGGTCCGGGCCCTGACGGGCACGGCCCCGGCGTCCTATGTGGGCGACAGCACTTCACCGGACTCCGTCCGCACGCGGACGCTGGGCGAGGAGACGGCCCGGGTGTTCCGCGCGCGGGTGGTGAACCCGCGCTGGCTGGCGGCGATGCGGCGGCACGGCTACAAGGGCGCGTTCGAGCTGGCGGCGACGGTGGACTACCTGTTCGGCTTCGACGCGACGGCCGGGGTCGTCGGCGACTGGATGTACGAGAAGCTGACCGAGTCGTACGTGCTGGACGAGGTGAACCAGGAGTTCCTGCGGCAGGCCAATCCGTGGGCTTTGCGGGGGATCGTGGAACGGCTGAACGAGGCCGCGGACCGCGGGCTGTGGGAGGAGCCGGACCCGGAGCTGCTGGCTCGCATGCGCGAGGTGTACCTGTCGTTGGAAGGCGACCTCGAATCCGAGTGA
- a CDS encoding ArnT family glycosyltransferase yields MITAAPPKTRSWALPLVCLGAAVLYAWKIGDGQLGNTYYSAAVKSMTGGFTNFLFGSFDPYGVVTVDKPPMALWPQAISVLIFGYHGWALLLPQVLEGVAAVFLLHRTVRRWAGENVALLAATILALTPVTVIIDRDNNPDTLLVLFLVAAAYALTRALEDGRKWLWWCAFFVGCGFLTKMLQAWIVVPALVLAYLAGTTGPLKRRLLDVLGAGGVLVVSSFWWIALHDWWPGAKPYMGGSEDGSAWDLVFGYNGFGRLSGNGEGGGVMIMRNGQQTMSSFGGDPGPGRMFNDLVGGQISWLLPPALVVLVVLGRRWRDAGWLLWGGWLLVTTVVFSFADGIWHPYYTTAMAPALAAVSAAGLALLWRRHRRTLLPLVVALTAAWAFVLTSRDPSFYGWTRWAVAGTGVAAVAWLVVAPHRRALVAALVPLLLTPAVWSYAAAQSTSAGTLPAAGPATGPGAAPSPMPAPSGGGRGPQPRLMLAGGGDGTATLSSEQRRILDYARRDGTEITLAVNAEASAVAPFLIDSDATVIGMGGFGGRDNAPSTTQLDGWLAEGKLRYVLSGAGAVPGMPQRSAVQGERQRWIEQHCTTVDPAAYGGRPASTPGDGPVRIGGADTLYRCR; encoded by the coding sequence ATGATCACCGCCGCACCCCCGAAGACCCGCTCCTGGGCGCTTCCGCTCGTCTGCCTCGGCGCCGCCGTGCTCTACGCCTGGAAGATCGGCGACGGCCAGCTCGGCAACACCTACTACTCGGCCGCCGTCAAGTCGATGACCGGCGGCTTCACGAACTTCCTCTTCGGTTCCTTCGACCCCTACGGCGTCGTCACGGTCGACAAACCGCCGATGGCCCTGTGGCCGCAGGCGATCTCCGTCCTGATCTTCGGCTACCACGGCTGGGCGCTGCTGCTACCGCAGGTCCTCGAAGGCGTCGCGGCGGTCTTCCTGCTGCACCGCACCGTCCGGCGGTGGGCCGGGGAGAACGTCGCCCTCCTCGCCGCGACGATCCTGGCGCTGACGCCGGTCACCGTGATCATCGACCGCGACAACAACCCCGACACGCTGCTCGTCCTGTTCCTCGTCGCCGCCGCGTACGCGCTCACCCGCGCGCTCGAAGACGGCCGGAAATGGCTGTGGTGGTGCGCTTTCTTCGTCGGCTGCGGCTTCCTGACCAAGATGCTGCAGGCGTGGATCGTCGTGCCCGCCCTCGTCCTCGCCTACCTCGCCGGGACGACCGGGCCGCTCAAGCGCCGTCTGCTGGACGTCCTCGGCGCCGGCGGGGTTCTGGTCGTCTCGTCGTTCTGGTGGATCGCGCTCCACGACTGGTGGCCCGGCGCCAAGCCGTACATGGGCGGCAGTGAAGACGGCTCGGCGTGGGACCTCGTCTTCGGCTACAACGGCTTCGGCCGTCTCTCCGGCAACGGCGAGGGCGGCGGCGTGATGATCATGCGCAACGGGCAGCAGACCATGTCGTCGTTCGGCGGCGACCCCGGGCCGGGCCGGATGTTCAACGATCTCGTCGGTGGCCAGATCTCGTGGCTGCTGCCGCCGGCGCTCGTCGTCCTGGTCGTCCTCGGCCGCCGGTGGCGTGACGCCGGCTGGCTGCTCTGGGGCGGCTGGCTGCTGGTGACGACCGTCGTCTTCAGCTTCGCCGACGGCATCTGGCACCCGTACTACACGACGGCGATGGCCCCCGCCCTCGCCGCGGTCTCCGCCGCCGGACTGGCGCTGCTGTGGCGCCGGCACCGGCGGACGCTGCTCCCCCTGGTCGTCGCGCTGACCGCGGCCTGGGCGTTCGTCCTGACTTCGCGCGACCCGTCGTTCTACGGCTGGACGCGCTGGGCGGTGGCCGGCACGGGCGTCGCCGCGGTCGCGTGGCTGGTCGTCGCGCCGCATCGACGCGCGCTCGTCGCCGCGCTGGTGCCGCTGCTGCTCACGCCCGCCGTGTGGTCGTACGCCGCCGCGCAGAGCACGTCGGCCGGGACGCTGCCCGCCGCCGGCCCCGCCACCGGCCCGGGCGCGGCGCCCTCGCCGATGCCGGCGCCGTCGGGCGGCGGACGGGGACCGCAGCCCCGGCTGATGCTCGCCGGCGGCGGGGACGGCACCGCCACACTGTCAAGCGAACAACGGCGCATCCTCGACTACGCCCGCCGCGACGGCACCGAGATCACCCTCGCGGTGAACGCCGAGGCGAGCGCGGTCGCGCCGTTCCTCATCGACTCGGACGCGACCGTGATCGGCATGGGCGGCTTCGGCGGCCGCGACAACGCGCCGTCGACCACGCAGCTGGACGGCTGGCTCGCCGAAGGCAAGCTGCGGTACGTGCTGAGCGGCGCGGGCGCCGTGCCGGGCATGCCGCAGCGCAGCGCCGTCCAGGGCGAACGCCAACGCTGGATCGAGCAGCACTGCACGACCGTCGACCCCGCCGCGTACGGCGGCCGGCCTGCATCCACCCCGGGCGACGGCCCGGTGCGGATCGGTGGCGCCGACACGCTCTACCGGTGCCGCTAA
- a CDS encoding chitinase gives MRRSRLAAIGLAAATFAATAVSLVLGAPSATAALSNNWYAAAPYLMPQSNNPPDPITVMNATGLKAFQLAFILAPNGGGCSPTWDGTSAVSSDTAVANVISRIRGAGGDVSVSVGGYGGTKLGQTCGTVAATAAAYQQVITKYSLKAIDFDLEEPEYENTAAIANELGAAKTLQANNPGLFVSVTMPGTAAGTGWFGTQLLDQAKSIGFTPNNFSIMPFDGGFNGGSSQVSALEALHGLLMSHMGWDSATAYSHEGFSGMNGKSDASEMFYTSDFQTVYDYATSHGLGRFTFWSVNRDRACVGTTDNGVCSNVPQNDWDFTKFSVRFAGATPPQTTPTATTTPTTPGGGSCTAAEWDRTKVYVKDDVVAHNSHKFTAKWWTQGEEPGTTGEWGVWTDNGAC, from the coding sequence ATGCGCAGGAGCAGACTGGCCGCCATCGGGCTCGCCGCCGCCACTTTCGCCGCCACCGCCGTCAGCCTCGTGCTCGGGGCGCCCTCGGCCACCGCGGCGTTGAGCAACAACTGGTACGCCGCGGCGCCCTACCTGATGCCCCAGAGCAACAACCCACCGGACCCGATCACCGTGATGAACGCGACCGGCCTCAAGGCCTTCCAGCTCGCGTTCATCCTCGCGCCCAACGGCGGCGGCTGCAGCCCGACCTGGGACGGCACCTCGGCCGTCTCGTCCGACACCGCCGTCGCGAACGTGATCTCGCGGATCCGCGGTGCGGGCGGCGACGTCTCGGTGTCCGTCGGCGGCTACGGCGGCACGAAGCTCGGCCAGACCTGCGGCACCGTGGCCGCGACCGCCGCCGCGTACCAGCAGGTCATCACCAAGTACTCGCTCAAGGCGATCGACTTCGACCTCGAAGAGCCCGAGTACGAAAACACCGCGGCCATCGCGAACGAGCTCGGCGCGGCGAAGACGTTGCAGGCCAACAACCCCGGCCTGTTCGTGTCGGTGACCATGCCGGGCACCGCGGCCGGCACCGGCTGGTTCGGCACGCAGCTGCTCGACCAGGCGAAGTCGATCGGCTTCACGCCCAACAACTTCTCGATCATGCCGTTCGACGGCGGCTTCAACGGCGGCTCGTCGCAGGTGTCCGCACTCGAAGCGCTGCACGGCCTGCTGATGTCGCACATGGGCTGGGACAGCGCGACCGCGTACTCGCACGAAGGCTTCTCCGGGATGAACGGCAAGTCGGACGCCTCGGAGATGTTCTACACGTCGGACTTCCAGACGGTCTACGACTACGCGACCAGCCACGGCCTCGGCCGCTTCACGTTCTGGTCGGTCAACCGCGACCGCGCCTGCGTCGGGACGACCGACAACGGCGTCTGCAGCAACGTCCCGCAGAACGACTGGGACTTCACGAAGTTCAGCGTCCGGTTCGCCGGCGCGACCCCGCCGCAGACGACCCCGACCGCGACGACGACCCCGACCACCCCGGGCGGCGGCTCCTGCACCGCGGCGGAGTGGGACCGGACGAAGGTCTACGTCAAGGACGACGTCGTCGCGCACAACAGCCACAAGTTCACCGCGAAGTGGTGGACGCAGGGCGAGGAGCCGGGAACGACCGGCGAATGGGGCGTCTGGACCGACAACGGCGCCTGCTGA
- a CDS encoding response regulator transcription factor yields MRVLVVEDEPMLADAIAEWLRDESHAVDIAHDGGAALERIAVHDYDVVVLDRDLPVVHGDDVCRRVVASEAATRVLMLTAAVEVTDRVAGLSLGADDYLTKPFAFPELAARIQSLGRRCRPAAPPVLRRSGVTLDPARHEVFRDGRYLPLSKKEFAVLAELLRAEGAAVSAEHLLEKAWDEHADPFTGAVRLTILKLRRKLGDPPLVETVTGVGYRLR; encoded by the coding sequence ATGCGGGTGCTGGTGGTGGAGGACGAGCCGATGCTCGCGGACGCGATCGCGGAGTGGCTGCGCGACGAGTCGCACGCCGTCGACATCGCCCACGACGGCGGCGCGGCGCTCGAGCGGATCGCCGTGCACGACTACGACGTCGTCGTGCTCGACCGGGACCTGCCGGTCGTGCACGGCGACGACGTCTGCCGCCGGGTGGTCGCGTCCGAGGCGGCGACGCGGGTGCTGATGCTCACCGCGGCGGTCGAGGTCACCGACCGCGTCGCCGGGTTGTCCCTCGGCGCCGACGACTACCTGACGAAGCCGTTCGCCTTCCCCGAACTGGCCGCGCGCATCCAGTCGCTGGGGCGGCGCTGCCGCCCGGCCGCGCCGCCGGTCCTGCGCCGCTCCGGCGTCACGCTCGATCCGGCGCGGCACGAGGTGTTCCGCGACGGGCGGTACCTCCCCCTGTCCAAAAAGGAGTTCGCCGTGCTCGCCGAGCTGCTGCGCGCGGAAGGCGCCGCCGTGTCCGCGGAACACCTGCTGGAGAAGGCGTGGGACGAGCACGCGGACCCGTTCACCGGCGCGGTCCGGCTCACGATCCTCAAGCTGCGCCGCAAGCTCGGTGACCCACCGCTGGTGGAGACGGTCACCGGGGTCGGCTACCGGCTCCGATGA
- a CDS encoding sensor histidine kinase has product MSLRLRLTVLYGGLFLLAGGALLGVTYLLFTQQVGRRVTFITGTVPPGLPPLPSPESLDEQARQVRAAAATSLLTQGAIALGAVAVLAAGLGWLVAGRALAPLRKVTDTARHIAAAADPGGHERIGLSGPDDEVKDLADAFDVMVERLDRSFDAQRRFVANASHELRTPLTLNRSLVEVAMHRRTASDDVRQLGSKLLQINSRHEKLISGLLLLARSESALTERCPVDLAAVVAHVVPPGVTEDLGEATALGDALMLERLAHNLVENALRHNVEGGWVRVATRSLPGRVELEVANSGPVIPPAEVPALFDPFHRRARVAAEGAGLGLSIVRSVAHAHGGEVAATARPEGGLVVVVSLPGA; this is encoded by the coding sequence ATGAGTCTCCGGCTGCGGCTGACGGTGCTCTACGGCGGCCTGTTCCTGCTGGCGGGCGGGGCACTGCTGGGCGTCACGTACCTGCTGTTCACGCAGCAGGTCGGGCGGCGGGTCACGTTCATCACGGGCACCGTGCCGCCCGGCCTGCCGCCGCTGCCGTCGCCGGAGTCCCTCGACGAGCAGGCGCGGCAGGTGCGCGCGGCGGCGGCGACGTCGCTGCTGACCCAGGGGGCGATCGCGCTCGGCGCGGTGGCGGTGCTGGCGGCGGGGCTGGGCTGGCTGGTGGCGGGCCGCGCGCTGGCGCCGTTGCGGAAGGTGACGGACACGGCCCGGCACATCGCCGCGGCGGCCGACCCGGGCGGCCACGAGCGCATCGGATTGAGCGGCCCGGACGACGAGGTGAAAGACCTCGCCGACGCGTTCGACGTGATGGTCGAGCGCCTCGACCGCTCGTTCGACGCCCAGCGCCGCTTCGTCGCGAACGCGTCGCACGAGCTGCGCACGCCGCTGACGTTGAACCGTTCGCTGGTCGAGGTGGCGATGCACCGCCGCACGGCGTCGGACGACGTCCGGCAGCTCGGCAGCAAGCTGCTGCAGATCAATTCCCGGCACGAGAAGCTGATCAGCGGGTTGCTGCTGCTGGCCCGGTCCGAGAGCGCGCTGACCGAGCGCTGCCCGGTGGACCTGGCGGCGGTGGTGGCGCACGTGGTGCCACCGGGGGTGACCGAGGACCTCGGCGAGGCGACGGCACTGGGCGACGCGCTGATGCTGGAGCGGCTGGCGCACAACCTGGTGGAGAACGCCCTCCGCCACAACGTGGAGGGCGGCTGGGTGCGGGTGGCGACCCGGTCGTTGCCGGGCCGGGTGGAGCTGGAGGTGGCCAACAGCGGCCCGGTGATCCCGCCGGCGGAGGTCCCGGCCCTGTTCGACCCGTTCCACCGGCGAGCCCGGGTGGCGGCGGAGGGAGCGGGGCTGGGGTTGTCGATCGTCCGCTCGGTGGCCCACGCACACGGCGGGGAGGTGGCGGCGACGGCCCGGCCGGAAGGCGGTTTGGTGGTGGTCGTGTCGCTGCCGGGGGCTTGA
- a CDS encoding dihydrofolate reductase family protein: MITRPHVLLSAAQSLDGFLDDTSPERLVLSTEDDFAVVDRLRAEADAIFVGAGTVRADNPRLLVRSPELRRKRLEQGKPEQPVKVTVTTRGLDPDAQFFTVGDTEKIVYAPPGAADALKHVATVVDAGDPSDFGRVLDDLGARGIENLLVEGGGGIHTRFLTEGLADELRLAIAPFFVGQPDAPRFVGPGLYPRPLTLVSAEELQGMAILRYRAAAEPDGRDVRRLREAIALAAECPPSHTFRVGAVITDADGEVVATGHSGEGDPLNHAEEAALAKCAGDPRLAGATMYSSLEPCSNRSSHPRSCTQLILGAGIPRVVFAWREPPVFVDARGTELLREAGRHVVEVPALTPEVQRENTHLDWK, encoded by the coding sequence GTGATCACCCGGCCGCACGTCCTGCTGTCCGCCGCGCAGTCGCTCGACGGCTTCCTCGACGACACCTCGCCCGAGCGGCTCGTACTGTCCACAGAGGACGATTTCGCCGTCGTGGACCGGTTGCGCGCCGAGGCCGACGCCATCTTCGTCGGGGCCGGAACCGTCCGGGCCGACAACCCGCGGCTGCTCGTGCGCTCTCCCGAGCTGCGGCGAAAGCGGCTGGAGCAGGGAAAGCCCGAACAGCCCGTCAAGGTCACCGTGACCACGCGCGGGCTCGACCCGGACGCGCAGTTCTTCACCGTCGGGGACACCGAAAAGATCGTCTACGCGCCGCCCGGGGCCGCCGACGCGCTGAAGCACGTCGCCACCGTCGTCGACGCCGGGGATCCGTCCGACTTCGGCCGCGTCCTCGACGACCTCGGGGCGCGCGGGATCGAGAACCTGCTGGTCGAGGGCGGCGGCGGGATCCACACCCGGTTCCTCACCGAAGGCCTCGCCGACGAGCTGCGGCTCGCGATCGCGCCGTTCTTCGTCGGGCAGCCGGACGCGCCGCGGTTCGTCGGGCCCGGCCTCTACCCGCGGCCGCTGACCCTGGTCAGCGCCGAAGAACTCCAGGGGATGGCGATCCTCCGGTACCGGGCCGCGGCCGAGCCGGATGGGCGGGACGTCCGGCGCCTGCGGGAAGCCATCGCGCTCGCCGCCGAGTGCCCGCCGAGCCACACCTTCCGGGTCGGGGCCGTCATCACCGACGCCGACGGCGAAGTCGTCGCGACCGGGCACTCCGGCGAGGGCGACCCCCTGAACCACGCCGAGGAAGCCGCGCTCGCGAAGTGTGCCGGTGACCCGCGCCTGGCCGGGGCGACGATGTACAGCTCCCTGGAGCCGTGCAGCAACCGCAGCTCCCACCCGCGCAGCTGCACGCAGCTCATCCTCGGCGCGGGGATCCCGCGGGTCGTCTTCGCGTGGCGCGAGCCGCCCGTCTTCGTCGACGCCCGGGGCACCGAGCTGCTGCGGGAAGCCGGGCGGCACGTCGTCGAGGTGCCCGCGCTGACCCCGGAGGTCCAGCGCGAGAACACCCACCTCGACTGGAAGTAG